Proteins from one Streptomyces sp. NBC_00390 genomic window:
- a CDS encoding protein phosphatase 2C domain-containing protein: MSEQGERPPAEDDWWARLYDGPAPDTGPARSSDDTLDDRFDSAAGTVSPGGPPPPPPPRPASWWEVLAPDTSGRAGTQVPHPSGASDDPPSVPRPTGSAGAADRPTVPRPGGPGAAGDGPSAERPAGGSGSRPAWWESPPVTGMPHGTSDPGGRPPSPPGATGDAPSARQPAVPPARPPGTPGPAGPDRQGHSGRPDGVRAEAAPPGWGDLPDEASASSAQPSEPGDTSPPPPGRVYVPAQTRAEPDPVADPRSAGPETPLRPVAGVVGGGPPTYDSEPAALPAAQPDALGELVADTVLDGARYGSYTLRAASVRGDSARFRGEPRREALLTARFGDGPDGLVLVVVAAGARAAEGAHLAASDACRWIGGAVGRSHARLVEDIRAGRRGNLKSGLHRLVDRSYGKLRARAAEMEVEPEEYTVSLRCLLLSADPDCRTRVFFGVGGGGLFRLRDGAWQDIEPLIPEPDAVTGAPVVGYGSAPAGDAPSESPEGDRLTMDLGIPTPPSPYVETPPPPPAEPFRFRASVARPGDTLLLCSTGLADPIRGEPALAKELAARWRSPEAPGMAAFLADTQLRVKGYADDRTAVAVWEA, from the coding sequence ATGAGCGAGCAGGGGGAGAGGCCGCCCGCCGAGGACGACTGGTGGGCGCGGCTGTACGACGGTCCGGCCCCGGACACGGGCCCGGCGCGGTCGTCCGACGACACACTCGACGACCGCTTCGACTCCGCGGCCGGCACGGTGTCCCCAGGGGGCCCGCCCCCACCTCCGCCGCCACGGCCCGCCTCGTGGTGGGAAGTGCTTGCCCCGGACACGTCCGGGCGCGCGGGGACACAGGTGCCGCACCCGTCCGGCGCGTCGGACGATCCGCCGTCCGTTCCGCGTCCGACCGGGTCGGCCGGGGCGGCGGACCGGCCGACGGTGCCGCGGCCCGGCGGACCGGGAGCCGCAGGTGACGGGCCGTCCGCCGAGCGGCCCGCAGGCGGTTCGGGCAGTCGGCCGGCCTGGTGGGAGTCACCCCCCGTGACCGGCATGCCGCACGGCACGAGCGATCCAGGCGGGCGTCCGCCGTCTCCGCCGGGCGCCACGGGTGACGCCCCGTCCGCCCGGCAGCCCGCTGTTCCGCCCGCGCGGCCGCCCGGCACCCCCGGCCCGGCCGGGCCCGACCGGCAGGGGCACTCCGGACGGCCGGACGGCGTGCGCGCCGAGGCGGCACCGCCGGGGTGGGGCGACCTGCCTGACGAGGCGTCCGCATCGTCCGCGCAGCCGTCCGAGCCGGGCGACACGTCACCACCCCCGCCCGGGCGGGTGTACGTACCCGCGCAGACGCGGGCCGAGCCCGACCCCGTGGCCGACCCGCGCTCGGCGGGGCCCGAGACCCCGCTGCGGCCTGTCGCCGGGGTGGTCGGAGGAGGGCCGCCCACCTACGATTCCGAGCCCGCCGCGCTGCCGGCCGCCCAGCCGGACGCTCTGGGCGAGCTTGTTGCCGACACTGTGCTCGACGGGGCCCGGTACGGGTCGTACACGCTGCGGGCCGCATCCGTCCGGGGGGACTCGGCACGCTTCCGGGGCGAGCCCCGCCGCGAGGCCCTGCTCACCGCCCGCTTCGGCGACGGGCCGGACGGGCTCGTCCTCGTCGTCGTCGCCGCCGGGGCACGGGCCGCCGAGGGCGCCCATCTCGCTGCGTCCGACGCCTGCCGCTGGATCGGCGGGGCCGTCGGCCGCAGTCACGCCCGGCTCGTCGAGGACATCAGGGCCGGCCGCCGGGGCAACCTCAAGTCGGGGCTGCACCGCCTGGTGGACCGCAGCTACGGCAAGCTCCGCGCCCGCGCCGCCGAGATGGAGGTGGAGCCGGAGGAGTACACCGTGAGCCTCCGCTGCCTCCTGCTGTCCGCCGACCCCGACTGCCGCACCCGCGTCTTCTTCGGCGTCGGCGGCGGCGGGCTGTTCCGCCTCCGCGACGGCGCCTGGCAGGACATAGAGCCCCTGATCCCCGAGCCCGACGCCGTCACCGGCGCCCCTGTGGTCGGCTACGGCTCCGCACCCGCGGGCGACGCCCCGTCAGAGAGTCCGGAGGGGGACCGGCTCACGATGGACCTGGGCATCCCCACACCCCCGTCGCCGTACGTCGAGACGCCGCCCCCGCCGCCCGCCGAGCCGTTCCGTTTCCGGGCCTCAGTGGCCCGTCCGGGTGACACGCTCCTGCTGTGCAGCACCGGCCTTGCCGACCCCATCCGGGGCGAGCCCGCCCTCGCGAAGGAGCTCGCCGCACGCTGGCGAAGCCCCGAGGCGCCGGGGATGGCGGCATTCCTCGCCGACACACAGCTGAGAGTGAAGGGGTACGCCGACGACCGTACGGCGGTGGCCGTCTGGGAGGCGTAG
- a CDS encoding alpha-mannosidase, whose amino-acid sequence MHDDRMLVEGRLERALRQFIRPAQYAARTPLTVAVWHAPGEPVPVAEALKGSYEPFATGTEWGAPWSTSWFRLEGTVPQEWAGRRVEAVIDPGFTGDGPGFQAEGLVYDASGVPLKGIHPRNRHIPLSAPAAGSEQVRLLLEAAANPTVLRDFEPTRLGDVLTAGDRPLYRFASADLAVLDEGVWHLVLDIEVLSELMRELPTDRSRRHEILRALESMLDVLDLHDVAGTAAAARAELAGTLARPAVPSAHRISATGHAHIDSAWLWPLRETVRKASRTFANVTALAADYPELVFACSQAQQYAWVKEHQPHIWERIKKAVQDGNWAPVGSMWVESDANMPGGEALARQIVHGKRFFAQELGVDTEEIWLPDSFGYTAAFPQLARLAGVKWFLTQKLSWNQFNRMPHHTFWWEGIDGTRVFTHFPPVDTYNSQLHGAELAHAERNFADKGRATRSLVPFGWGDGGGGPTREMLEKARRLRDLEGSPRVTIERPPAFFAAAEAEYGTAAPVWSGELYLELHRATYTTQAKTKQGNRRSEHLLREAELWATAAALSVPGYAYPYDALDRIWKTVLLHQFHDILPGSSIAWVHREARDTYEAVRTDLEELIAGALAALGDGGDAAPTALNAAPSVRREPVVFDVDQVPGDVVTQALRDGRVLAPVVAPAHGPGSFGDFPQQPVTAVADPGAGTITLENHWITAVVDGDGLLSSVRVSGREVLIPGSRGNLLQLHPDHPNQWDAWDIDRHYRRSHTDLTAADSVELVEEGPHRAAVRVVRTFGRSRITQEVRLESYAQRIAVATEVDWQESEKVLKAAFPLDIHAERSTAEIQFGHVHRPTHENTGWDAARFEICAHRWLRVAESDFGVAVLNDSTYGHDVTRTPHEAGLGTTVRLTLLRAPHSPDPETDLGTHRFTYALLPGSTVTEAVRGGLELNLPLRVASVPQATSLVQVDGNAHVIVESVKLAEDRSGDVVVRLYESGGGRAACTLRTGFPVLRAQVVDLLERPLENAESGEEGLALRLRPFQILTLRLTPA is encoded by the coding sequence ATGCATGACGACCGCATGCTGGTGGAAGGACGCCTGGAACGCGCCCTGCGCCAGTTCATCCGCCCGGCGCAATATGCGGCGCGGACCCCGCTCACCGTCGCTGTGTGGCACGCTCCCGGCGAGCCGGTACCCGTCGCCGAAGCGCTGAAAGGTTCGTACGAGCCGTTCGCGACCGGCACCGAATGGGGCGCCCCGTGGTCCACCAGCTGGTTCCGCCTGGAGGGGACGGTGCCGCAGGAGTGGGCGGGCCGGCGGGTGGAGGCGGTCATCGACCCCGGCTTCACCGGTGACGGCCCCGGATTCCAGGCCGAGGGACTGGTGTACGACGCCTCAGGGGTCCCTCTCAAGGGCATCCATCCTCGCAACCGGCACATCCCCCTCTCGGCGCCCGCTGCAGGCAGCGAGCAGGTGCGCCTGCTGCTCGAGGCCGCGGCGAACCCGACCGTCCTGCGCGACTTCGAACCCACCCGTCTCGGTGACGTGCTGACTGCGGGCGACCGGCCGCTGTACCGGTTCGCGTCCGCGGATCTCGCCGTCCTGGACGAAGGCGTGTGGCATCTGGTCCTGGACATCGAGGTGCTCTCGGAGCTGATGCGGGAGCTGCCCACGGACCGGTCGCGGCGGCACGAGATCCTGCGGGCCCTCGAGAGCATGCTGGACGTCCTCGATCTGCACGATGTGGCGGGCACGGCGGCCGCGGCCCGCGCCGAGCTGGCCGGGACGCTGGCGCGGCCGGCCGTACCCAGTGCCCATCGCATCTCGGCGACAGGGCACGCGCACATCGACTCGGCCTGGCTGTGGCCGCTGCGTGAGACGGTCCGGAAGGCCTCGCGGACCTTTGCGAACGTCACCGCGCTCGCCGCGGACTACCCCGAGCTGGTCTTCGCCTGTTCACAGGCGCAGCAGTACGCGTGGGTCAAGGAGCATCAGCCGCACATCTGGGAACGCATCAAGAAAGCGGTGCAGGACGGAAACTGGGCTCCGGTGGGCTCCATGTGGGTGGAGTCCGACGCCAATATGCCCGGCGGTGAGGCACTGGCCCGGCAGATCGTGCACGGCAAGCGCTTCTTCGCTCAGGAGCTGGGCGTCGACACGGAGGAGATCTGGCTGCCCGACTCCTTCGGCTATACCGCTGCCTTTCCGCAACTGGCCAGGCTGGCGGGGGTGAAATGGTTTCTGACGCAGAAGCTCTCCTGGAACCAGTTCAACAGGATGCCGCACCACACCTTCTGGTGGGAGGGCATCGACGGGACGCGGGTCTTCACGCATTTCCCGCCCGTGGACACGTACAACTCGCAGCTCCACGGCGCCGAACTCGCGCACGCGGAGCGCAATTTCGCCGACAAGGGCCGGGCAACGCGGTCCCTGGTGCCGTTCGGCTGGGGCGACGGCGGCGGGGGGCCGACCCGGGAGATGCTGGAGAAGGCCCGCAGGCTGCGGGACCTGGAAGGCTCTCCCCGCGTCACGATCGAGAGACCGCCGGCGTTCTTCGCGGCGGCCGAGGCGGAGTACGGGACGGCGGCTCCGGTCTGGTCCGGCGAGCTGTATCTGGAGCTGCACCGGGCGACCTACACCACACAGGCCAAGACCAAGCAGGGCAACCGGCGCAGTGAACACCTTCTGCGTGAGGCCGAGTTGTGGGCCACGGCGGCCGCGCTGAGCGTGCCGGGGTACGCCTACCCGTACGACGCCCTGGACCGGATCTGGAAGACGGTGCTGCTGCACCAGTTCCATGACATCCTGCCGGGCTCGTCGATCGCCTGGGTGCACCGCGAGGCGCGGGACACGTACGAGGCGGTGCGCACGGATCTGGAGGAGCTGATCGCGGGGGCGCTGGCGGCGCTCGGCGACGGCGGTGATGCGGCACCGACGGCGCTGAACGCGGCTCCGAGCGTCCGCCGGGAGCCGGTGGTGTTCGACGTGGACCAGGTGCCGGGCGATGTCGTGACCCAGGCGCTGCGCGACGGGCGGGTGCTCGCGCCCGTCGTCGCACCCGCCCATGGCCCCGGCTCCTTCGGCGACTTCCCGCAGCAGCCGGTGACCGCGGTCGCCGACCCAGGGGCAGGCACGATCACGCTGGAGAACCACTGGATCACGGCGGTCGTCGACGGCGACGGGCTGCTGTCGTCGGTGCGTGTGTCCGGACGCGAGGTACTGATTCCCGGCAGCCGCGGCAATCTCCTCCAGCTGCACCCCGACCACCCGAACCAGTGGGACGCCTGGGACATCGACCGGCACTACCGCCGCAGCCACACCGACCTGACCGCCGCCGACTCGGTCGAACTCGTCGAGGAGGGGCCGCACCGGGCAGCAGTGCGCGTCGTGCGGACCTTCGGCAGATCGCGGATCACCCAGGAGGTCCGGCTCGAGTCGTACGCACAGCGCATCGCAGTCGCCACCGAGGTCGACTGGCAGGAATCCGAGAAGGTGCTCAAGGCCGCCTTCCCGCTCGACATCCATGCCGAACGGTCCACCGCCGAGATCCAGTTCGGCCATGTGCACCGGCCGACCCACGAGAACACCGGCTGGGACGCCGCCCGGTTCGAGATCTGCGCCCACCGCTGGCTCCGCGTCGCGGAGTCCGACTTCGGGGTCGCGGTGCTCAACGACTCGACCTACGGCCACGATGTGACCCGGACCCCGCACGAAGCAGGGCTCGGCACGACCGTACGGCTCACGCTTCTGCGCGCCCCGCACAGCCCGGACCCGGAGACGGATCTGGGCACCCACCGCTTCACCTACGCGCTGCTGCCCGGCAGTACCGTCACCGAGGCGGTACGAGGCGGCCTCGAACTCAATCTGCCGCTGCGCGTGGCCTCGGTGCCGCAGGCCACGTCGCTGGTGCAGGTCGACGGCAACGCGCACGTCATCGTCGAGTCGGTCAAGCTCGCCGAGGACCGCAGCGGAGATGTCGTCGTCCGGCTGTACGAGTCGGGCGGCGGGCGCGCCGCCTGCACACTACGGACGGGATTCCCCGTCCTGCGGGCGCAGGTCGTCGATCTGCTGGAACGGCCGCTGGAGAACGCCGAGTCCGGCGAGGAAGGGCTTGCGCTGCGGCTGCGGCCGTTCCAGATCCTGACACTGCGCCTGACACCCGCTTGA
- a CDS encoding pyruvate dehydrogenase gives MAKQNVAEQFVDILVRAGVERLYGVVGDSLNPVVDAVRRNPAIDWIHVRHEEAAAFAAGAEAQLTGKLAACAGSCGPGNLHLINGLYDAHRSMAPVLALASHIPSSEIGLGYFQETHPDQLFRECSHYSELISHPSQMPRLLQTAIQHAIGRGGVSVVSLPGDIASRPAPEKSIEHALVTTRPTVRPGDAEIDRLVGMIDEADRVTLFCGSGTAGAHAEVMQFAERIKSPVGHALRGKEWIQYSNPYDVGMSGLLGYGAAYEATNQCDLLILLGTDFPYNAFLPDDAKIAQVDVRPEHLGRRSKLDLAVWGDVRETLRCLIPRVRAKADRRFLDKMLKKHADALEGVIRAYTRKVEKHVPVHPEYVASVLDELADEDAVFTVDTGMNNVWAARYLTPNGRRRIVGSFSHGSMANALPQAIGAQFIDRGRQVVSMSGDGGFSMLMGDFLTLVQYDLPVKIVLFNNSSLSMVELEMLVAGLPPYGTANHDTDFAAVARAAGAFGVRVEKPKQLAGALKEAFRHKGPALVDVVTDPNALSIPPKIRAEMVTGFALSASKIVLDGGVGRMVQMARSNLRNVPKP, from the coding sequence ATGGCCAAACAGAATGTTGCGGAGCAGTTCGTCGACATCCTCGTCCGCGCGGGGGTCGAGCGTCTGTACGGAGTCGTCGGCGACAGCCTCAACCCCGTCGTCGACGCCGTCCGCCGCAACCCCGCCATCGACTGGATCCACGTCCGCCACGAGGAGGCCGCCGCCTTCGCGGCCGGCGCCGAGGCCCAGCTCACCGGGAAGCTCGCCGCCTGTGCCGGCTCCTGCGGGCCGGGCAATCTCCACCTGATCAACGGCCTGTACGACGCCCACCGTTCCATGGCGCCCGTACTCGCCCTCGCCTCCCACATCCCCTCCTCCGAGATCGGCCTCGGCTACTTCCAGGAGACCCACCCGGACCAGCTGTTCCGTGAGTGCAGCCACTACAGCGAGCTGATCTCCCACCCGAGCCAGATGCCCCGCCTGCTCCAGACCGCGATCCAGCACGCGATCGGCCGGGGCGGCGTCAGCGTGGTCTCGCTGCCCGGCGACATCGCCTCCCGGCCCGCCCCCGAGAAGTCGATCGAGCACGCCCTGGTGACCACCCGTCCCACCGTCCGTCCGGGTGACGCGGAGATCGACAGACTCGTCGGCATGATCGACGAGGCCGACCGCGTCACCCTGTTCTGCGGCAGTGGCACGGCCGGCGCGCATGCCGAGGTCATGCAGTTCGCGGAGCGCATCAAGTCACCCGTCGGACATGCGCTCCGCGGCAAGGAGTGGATCCAGTACTCCAATCCCTACGATGTCGGCATGAGCGGCCTGCTCGGCTACGGCGCCGCCTACGAGGCCACCAACCAGTGCGACCTGCTGATCCTGCTGGGCACGGACTTCCCGTACAACGCCTTCCTCCCAGACGATGCCAAGATCGCCCAGGTCGATGTCCGGCCCGAGCACCTCGGGCGCCGCTCCAAACTGGATCTCGCGGTCTGGGGCGATGTACGCGAGACGCTGCGCTGCCTCATCCCGCGTGTGCGCGCCAAGGCCGACCGGCGTTTCCTCGACAAGATGCTGAAGAAGCACGCAGACGCGCTCGAGGGCGTGATCAGGGCCTACACCCGCAAGGTGGAGAAGCACGTCCCCGTCCACCCCGAGTACGTCGCCTCGGTCCTGGACGAACTCGCCGACGAGGACGCGGTGTTCACCGTCGACACCGGGATGAACAACGTCTGGGCGGCCCGCTACCTCACACCGAACGGCCGCCGTCGGATCGTCGGCTCCTTCAGCCACGGCTCGATGGCGAACGCCCTGCCGCAGGCCATCGGCGCACAGTTCATCGACCGAGGCCGCCAGGTCGTCTCCATGTCCGGCGACGGCGGCTTCAGCATGCTGATGGGCGACTTCCTCACGCTCGTCCAGTACGACCTGCCGGTGAAGATCGTGCTGTTCAACAACTCGTCGCTGAGCATGGTCGAGCTGGAGATGCTCGTCGCGGGCCTGCCGCCGTACGGGACCGCCAACCACGACACGGACTTCGCGGCCGTTGCACGAGCCGCCGGAGCGTTCGGCGTACGCGTGGAGAAGCCCAAGCAGCTCGCGGGCGCGCTCAAGGAGGCCTTCAGGCACAAGGGCCCGGCGCTGGTGGATGTGGTCACCGACCCGAACGCGCTGTCCATCCCGCCGAAGATCAGGGCCGAGATGGTGACCGGCTTCGCCCTCTCCGCCAGCAAGATCGTGCTGGACGGCGGGGTGGGCAGGATGGTCCAGATGGCCAGGTCCAACCTGCGCAACGTGCCGAAGCCCTGA
- a CDS encoding (2Fe-2S)-binding protein, whose amino-acid sequence MTLPAVLPARTSPVGDAYARLTEVFPGLRVDELQDGLTPPLGGGWVGADDLAAGGPALDAFLAWDNAQVLRDHGRQARPDVVAGFGLHRYTWPACLLITVPWFLHRRVPRLSAADVAFQRALGRMTVRVREFACLPGDPAAELPGARVVPDEEALRAEVRAAVAEHIEPLLDGFGPRMRRGKRALWGMATDDVVEGLWYIAHLLGEEQRAIAELEQLLPGTTGPYVGSAGFRELTGPGGKRLPTRDRASCCFFYTLSPEDTCATCPRTCDAERVRRLQQSG is encoded by the coding sequence ATGACCCTTCCCGCAGTGCTCCCGGCCCGCACCTCGCCCGTCGGCGACGCCTACGCGCGACTGACCGAGGTGTTCCCCGGGCTGCGCGTCGACGAACTGCAGGACGGGCTGACGCCACCGCTCGGCGGGGGCTGGGTGGGCGCTGACGACCTCGCCGCCGGCGGCCCCGCCCTCGACGCCTTTCTGGCCTGGGACAACGCACAGGTGCTGCGTGACCACGGCCGGCAGGCCCGCCCCGACGTCGTGGCCGGCTTCGGCCTCCACCGCTACACCTGGCCCGCCTGCCTGCTGATCACCGTGCCGTGGTTCCTGCACCGCCGGGTCCCGCGGCTGTCCGCCGCCGACGTCGCCTTCCAGCGCGCACTGGGGCGTATGACCGTGCGCGTCCGGGAATTCGCCTGCCTGCCCGGCGACCCGGCGGCCGAGCTGCCCGGCGCCCGCGTCGTACCGGACGAGGAGGCGCTGCGCGCCGAGGTCCGCGCGGCCGTCGCCGAGCACATCGAACCCCTCCTGGACGGTTTCGGCCCCCGGATGCGCCGCGGGAAGCGCGCGCTGTGGGGCATGGCGACCGACGACGTCGTCGAAGGACTGTGGTACATCGCACACCTGCTCGGCGAGGAGCAGCGCGCGATCGCGGAGCTGGAGCAGCTGCTGCCGGGTACCACCGGGCCGTACGTCGGCTCCGCCGGATTCCGCGAGCTGACCGGACCGGGCGGCAAGCGGCTGCCGACCCGCGACCGGGCGAGCTGCTGCTTCTTCTACACCCTGAGCCCCGAGGACACCTGCGCCACCTGCCCGCGCACATGCGACGCCGAGCGCGTCAGGCGCCTGCAGCAGTCCGGCTGA
- a CDS encoding ATP-binding protein produces MTERQGRGGSHGRLHRRLGNGDLTAVPEVRHALRDLLVRHPAEPETDAALSDVADVAELLASELVTNALIHTDQGAVFTATVAADTLHVEVRDFMSGLPVPPHLPPADLGTHGRGLVLVESLADAWGVRTTHGVGKVIWFELHGGPA; encoded by the coding sequence ATGACTGAGCGTCAGGGACGCGGGGGATCGCACGGCCGGCTGCACCGCAGACTGGGAAACGGGGATCTCACTGCTGTACCCGAAGTCCGACATGCATTACGCGACCTGCTGGTACGACATCCGGCGGAGCCCGAGACCGACGCCGCCCTGTCGGATGTGGCGGATGTCGCGGAGCTGCTGGCGAGCGAGCTGGTGACCAATGCGCTGATCCATACCGACCAGGGCGCGGTGTTCACCGCCACCGTCGCCGCCGACACCCTTCATGTGGAGGTACGGGACTTCATGTCCGGACTCCCGGTGCCGCCGCACCTGCCGCCCGCCGACCTCGGTACGCACGGCAGGGGGCTGGTCCTCGTGGAGAGTCTCGCGGACGCCTGGGGTGTCCGCACCACCCATGGTGTGGGGAAAGTGATCTGGTTCGAGCTGCACGGAGGGCCGGCCTGA
- a CDS encoding DUF2637 domain-containing protein, which yields MTLTDISLDWLLPGGVLLVGVLAAVTVVARGKRSGEKAVTEDSWERSEERRRRKEAVYGMASYLLLFCCAAVAAALSFHGLVGFGRQNLNLSGGWEYLVPFGLDGAAMFCSVLAVREASHGDAALGSRLLVWLFAGAAAWFNWVHAPRGFGHDGAPQFFAGMSLSAAVLFDRALKQTRRAALREQGLVPRPLPQIRIVRWLRAPRETFAAWSLMLLEGIRTLDEAVDEVREDRREKQRNRLRRRDHEKLNRAQLKAYSRQHRAWGLGRAGRPAELPALSSANGGGQSAAPAAEPAIADPAPPPLPAPVPVRSRPSLSAVRPRGAEPLTVDLTAEDDTQALPRLDSLERKLQDLERQFG from the coding sequence ATGACACTGACCGACATATCGCTGGACTGGCTGCTTCCGGGCGGCGTGTTGCTCGTGGGAGTCCTGGCGGCTGTGACGGTGGTCGCGCGCGGCAAGCGCTCCGGCGAGAAGGCCGTGACCGAAGACTCCTGGGAACGCAGCGAGGAACGCCGCCGCCGCAAGGAGGCGGTCTACGGCATGGCCTCCTACCTTCTTCTCTTCTGCTGTGCCGCCGTCGCCGCGGCACTCTCCTTCCACGGCCTGGTCGGCTTCGGACGGCAGAACCTCAACCTGTCCGGCGGCTGGGAATATCTGGTCCCGTTCGGGCTCGACGGCGCGGCGATGTTCTGCTCCGTCCTCGCGGTACGCGAGGCGAGCCACGGCGACGCGGCGCTCGGCTCACGGCTGTTGGTGTGGCTGTTCGCGGGCGCGGCCGCCTGGTTCAACTGGGTCCACGCACCACGCGGGTTCGGCCATGACGGAGCACCGCAGTTCTTCGCGGGCATGTCGCTCTCGGCCGCCGTACTGTTCGACCGGGCGCTCAAGCAGACCCGCCGGGCGGCGCTGCGCGAGCAGGGTCTGGTGCCCCGCCCGCTGCCGCAGATCCGGATAGTACGGTGGCTGCGGGCGCCCCGGGAGACCTTCGCCGCCTGGTCGCTGATGCTGCTCGAGGGCATCCGCACCTTGGACGAGGCGGTCGACGAGGTACGCGAGGACCGGCGGGAGAAGCAGCGGAACCGGCTGCGCCGGCGCGACCACGAGAAGCTGAACCGCGCTCAGCTCAAGGCATACAGCCGGCAGCACCGAGCCTGGGGGCTCGGCCGGGCCGGCCGCCCCGCCGAACTGCCGGCCCTGAGCTCCGCGAACGGCGGTGGGCAGAGCGCGGCGCCGGCAGCGGAGCCTGCCATAGCCGACCCGGCGCCACCGCCACTGCCCGCTCCCGTTCCGGTCCGCTCCAGGCCCTCCCTGTCCGCGGTGCGGCCCCGCGGGGCCGAGCCCCTCACTGTGGACCTCACGGCGGAGGACGACACGCAGGCCCTCCCCCGCCTCGACTCCCTGGAGCGCAAACTCCAGGACCTTGAGCGGCAGTTCGGCTGA